Proteins encoded within one genomic window of Ursus arctos isolate Adak ecotype North America unplaced genomic scaffold, UrsArc2.0 scaffold_7, whole genome shotgun sequence:
- the EXOC8 gene encoding exocyst complex component 8: MAMAMSDSGATRLRRQLESGGFEARLYVKQLSQQSDGDRDLQEHRQRIQALAEETAQNLKRNVYQNYRQFIETAREISYLESEMYQLSHLLTEQKSSLESIPLTLLPAAAAAGAAAASGGEEGGGGAGSRDHLRGQAGFFPTPGGASRDSSGPGEEGKQRTLTTLLEKVEGCRHLLETPGQYLVYNGDLVEYEADHMAQLQRVHGFLMNDCLLVATWLPQRRGMYRYNALYPLDGLAVVNVKDNPPMKDMFKLLMFPESRIFQAENAKIKREWLEVLEETKRALSEKRRREQEEAAAPRGPPQVTSKASNPFEDEEDDEPAIPEVEEEKVDLSMEWIQELPEDLDVCIAQRDFEGAVDLLDKLNHYLEDKPSPPPVKELRAKVDERVRQLTEVLVFELSPDRSLRGGPKATRRAVSQLIRLGQCTKACELFLRNRAAAVHTAIRQLRIEGATLLYIHKLCHVFFTSLLETAREFETDFAGTDSGCYSAFVVWARSAMGMFVDAFSKQVFDSKESLSTAAECVKVAKEHCQQLGDIGLDLTFIIHALLVKDIQGALHSYKEIIIEATKHRNSEEMWRRMNLMTPEALGKLKEEMKSCGVRNFEQYTGDDCWVNLSYTVVAFTKQTMGFLEEALKLYFPELHMVLLESLVEIILVAVQHVDYSLRCEQDPEKKAFIRQNASFLYETVLPVVEKRFEEGVGKPAKQLQDLRNASRLIRVNPESTTSVV, translated from the coding sequence ATGGCGATGGCGATGTCGGACAGTGGGGCGACCCGCCTGCGGCGGCAGCTGGAGTCAGGAGGCTTTGAGGCGCGGCTGTACGTGAAGCAGCTCTCGCAGCAGTCGGACGGGGACCGGGACCTGCAGGAGCACCGGCAGCGCATCCAGGCGCTGGCGGAGGAGACGGCGCAGAACCTGAAACGCAACGTCTACCAGAACTACCGGCAGTTCATAGAGACGGCCCGCGAGATCTCCTACCTGGAGAGCGAGATGTATCAGCTCAGCCATCTGCTGACCGAGCAGAAGAGCAGCCTGGAGAGCATCCCGCTTACCCTTCTGCCGGCTGCCGCCGCCGCTGGGGCTGCCGCGGCCTccggaggggaggaagggggaggtggcGCGGGGAGCAGAGACCACCTGCGGGGCCAGGCCGGCTTTTTTCCCACTCCCGGGGGCGCCTCCCGCGACAGTTCGGGTCCGGGCGAGGAAGGGAAGCAGCGCACTCTTACCACCCTGCTTGAGAAGGTGGAAGGCTGCAGGCACCTGCTGGAGACTCCGGGGCAGTACCTGGTGTACAACGGGGACCTGGTGGAATACGAGGCTGACCACATGGCCCAACTGCAGCGGGTGCACGGCTTTCTCATGAACGACTGTTTGCTGGTGGCCACCTGGCTGCCACAGCGGCGGGGGATGTATCGCTACAACGCCCTCTATCCCCTGGATGGTTTGGCCGTGGTCAATGTCAAGGACAACCCACCCATGAAGGACATGTTCAAGCTGCTAATGTTTCCCGAGAGCCGTATTTTTCAGGCGGAAAATGCTAAAATCAAACGAGAATGGCTGGAAGTGCTGGAGGAAACCAAGAGGGCCCTCAGTGAAAAAAGAcgaagggagcaggaggaggcagcGGCCCCTCGAGGACCACCCCAGGTGACTTCTAAGGCCAGTAACCCATTTGAGGATGAAGAAGACGACGAACCAGCTATTCCTGAGGTAGAAGAGGAGAAGGTGGATCTCTCAATGGAATGGATCCAGGAGTTGCCTGAAGACTTGGATGTCTGTATTGCCCAGAGGGACTTTGAAGGAGCCGTTGACCTGCTGGATAAATTGAACCATTACCTGGAGGATAAGCCCAGTCCACCTCCTGTAAAAGAACTAAGGGCTAAAGTGGATGAGCGTGTCCGGCAGCTCACCGAGGTGCTAGTGTTCGAACTCTCCCCAGATCGTTCCCTGAGAGGTGGTCCCAAGGCTACCCGAAGGGCAGTTTCTCAACTAATCCGGCTTGGCCAGTGCACAAAGGCTTGTGAGCTGTTCTTGAGAAACAGGGCAGCCGCTGTGCACACTGCCATACGCCAGCTTCGCATCGAAGGTGCCACCTTACTCTACATTCATAAGCTGTGCCATGTCTTCTTTACCAGCCTTCTTGAGACTGCACGGGAATTTGAGACAGATTTTGCAGGCACTGACAGTGGCTGCTACTCTGCCTTTGTGGTCTGGGCGAGATCAGCCATGGGCATGTTTGTGGATGCTTTTAGCAAGCAGGTGTTTGATAGTAAGGAGAGCCTCTCTACCGCGGCGGAGTGTGTGAAAGTGGCAAAGGAGCACTGTCAGCAACTGGGTGACATCGGACTCGACCTCACCTTCATCATCCATGCCCTTCTGGTGAAAGACAtccaaggggccttgcacagTTACAAAGAAATCATCATCGAAGCCACTAAACATCGCAACTCTGAGGAGATGTGGAGGAGGATGAACTTGATGACCCCAGAGGCCCTGGGCAAGCTCAAAGAGGAGATGAAGAGTTGTGGGGTCCGAAACTTTGAGCAGTACACGGGGGATGACTGCTGGGTGAACCTGAGTTACACCGTGGTTGCCTTCACCAAACAGACCATGGGCTTCTTGGAAGAAGCCCTGAAGCTGTATTTCCCGGAGCTGCACATGGTGCTTCTGGAGAGCCTGGTGGAGATCATTTTGGTTGCGGTGCAGCATGTGGATTACAGCCTTCGGTGTGAGCAGGATCCAGAGAAAAAGGCTTTTATCAGACAGAATGCATCCTTTCTGTATGAGACCGTCCTCCCTGTGGTGGAGAAAAGGTTTGAAGAAGGTGTGGGGAAACCCGCCAAGCAACTCCAGGACCTGAGGAATGCATCTAGACTTATTCGTGTGAACCCCGAAAGTACGACGTCAGTGGTCTGA